The following are from one region of the Camelus dromedarius isolate mCamDro1 chromosome 16, mCamDro1.pat, whole genome shotgun sequence genome:
- the ATPAF2 gene encoding ATP synthase mitochondrial F1 complex assembly factor 2 isoform X1: protein MVVSQSFRSPPTSCLSGSGRNCAGWPPPSRPPDRQGPPAACLTCHLRGPRWHAEVGHLRAAGPERKRFYQNVSIAQGEGGFEINLDHRKLRTPGAKIFTVPSEALAVAVATEWDSQQDTIRPYTMHLTTLCNTALDNPTQRDKDQLIRAAVKFLDTDTICYRVEEPEALAELQRREWDPVAEWAERRYSVEIGSSTSILGPSIPARTREVLASHLASYSMWALQGIEFVVTQLKSIVLTLSLLDRHLTVEQAVLLSRLEEEYQIQKWGSIEWAHDYERQELRARTAAGTLFVHLCSESTTVKHKLLQASG, encoded by the exons ATGGTGGTGAGTCAGAGCTTCAGATCCCCTCCCACTTCCTGCCTGTCTGGCTCTGGACGTAACTGCGCAGGCTGGCCGCCTCCATCCAGGCCTCCAGACAGACAGGGGCCTCCAGCTGCATGTCTTACCTGCCACCTGCGTGGACCGCGATGGCATGCTGAGGTGGGACACTTAAGGGCAGCAGGGCCGG AAAGGAAGAGGTTTTATCAGAACGTCAGCATCGCACAGGGTGAAG GTGGCTTTGAGATCAACTTAGACCACAGGAAGCTGCGAACTCCCGGAGCCAAGATCTTCACTGTCCCCAGCGAGGCCCTCGCCGTGGCAGTGGCCACCGAGTGGGACTCCCAGCAGGACACCATCAGGCCCTACACCATGCACCTG ACCACGCTGTGCAACACGGCTCTGGACAACCCGACCCAGCGAGACAAGGACCAGCTGATCCGGGCGGCTGTCAAGTTCCTGGACACGGACACCATCTG CTACAGGGTGGAGGAGCCGGAGGCGCTGGCGGAGCTGCAGAGGCGCGAGTGGGACCCGGTGGCAGAGTGGGCCGAGAGGAG GTACAGCGTGGAGATTGGCTCCTCCACCAGCATCCTGGGGCCCAGCATCCCAGCCCGGACTCGGGAGGTGCTGGCCAGCCACCTGGCCTCTTACAGCATGTGGGCCCTGCAGG GGATTGAGTTTGTAGTGACCCAGCTCAAGTCCATAGTGCTGACCTTGAGCCTACTCGACCGGCACCTGACAGTGGAGCAGGCCGTGCTGCTGTCGCGCCTGGAGGAGGAGTACCAG ATCCAGAAGTGGGGCAGCATCGAGTGGGCACACGACTACGAGCGGCAGGAGCTACGGGCCCGCACAGCCGCCGGCACCCTCTTTGTCCACCTCTGCTCCGAGAGCACGACGGTCAAGCACAAGCTCCTGCAGGCCAGCGGCTGA
- the DRC3 gene encoding dynein regulatory complex subunit 3 isoform X3: MHQLCDMEPRVMDDDMLKLAVGEQGPRDEAGQLAKQEGILFKDVLSLQLDFQNILRIDNLWQFENLRKLQLDNNTIEKIEGLEKLTRLVWLDLSFNNIETIEGLDTLVNLEDLSLFNNRIAKIDSLDALVKLQVLSLGNNRIGNLMNIIYLRRFKDLRTLSLAGNPIAAAEDYRMFICAYLPDLVYLDFRRIDDHTKELAEVKHQYSTDELKHQENLMQARLEDEQARREELEEHKAAFVENLNGSFLFDSMYAEDVEGSKLASLPGVAELMETYKDKFVIICLNIFEYGLKQQEKRKAELDTFNERVQEAVQENQAQGRHRTAEFEEKHLLSLSTIRGESELTDIETKIADQREDIAELSNALMTLEMQLVEQLEETINMFERNIVDLVELFIENVQSLMAQCRDLENHHHEKLLEIAINILEKIVKGELDEDLPDDVRALFVDKDTIVNAVGASHDMHLLKIDNREDELVTRVNSWCTHLVDKIHKDEMTRNRRRVKEIIQYGDHVQGELDSLECGDILD, translated from the exons ATGCACCAGCTGTGCGACATGGAACCCAGGGTGATGGACGACGACATGCTGAAGCTGGCCGTGGGGGAGCAGGGCCCACGGGACGAGGCCGGGCAGCTGGCCAAGCAGGAGGGCATCCTCTTCAAAGACGTCCTGTCGCTGCAGCTGGACTTCCAGA ACATCCTGCGCATAGACAACCTCTGGCAGTTTGAGAACTTGCGGAAGCTGCAGCTGGACAACAACACCATCGAGAAGATCGAGGGCCTGGAGAAGCTCACTCGCCTGGTCTGGCTGG ACCTGTCCTTCAACAACATTGAGACCATAGAGGGGCTGGACACGCTGGTGAACCTGGAGGACCTGAGCCTGTTCAACAACCGAATCGCCAAGATCGACTCTCTGGACGCCCTGGTCAAGCTGCAGGTTCTGTCCCTGGGCAACAACCGGATTGGAAACCTGATGAAC aTCATCTACCTGCGGCGGTTCAAGGACCTGAGGACGCTGAGCCTCGCAGGGAACCCCATCGCCGCGGCGGAGGATTACAGGATGTTCATTTGTGCCTACCTTCCCGACCTTGTGTACCTGGACTTCCGGCGCATCGACGACCACACG AAGGAGCTGGCGGAGGTGAAGCACCAGTACAGCACAGATGAGCTGAAGCACCAGGAGAACCTGATGCAGGCCCGGCTGGAAGACGAGCAGGCCCGgcgggaggagctggaggagcacAAG GCTGCCTTCGTGGAGAACCTGAACGGCTCCTTCCTGTTCGACAGCATGTACGCCGAGGACGTGGAGGGCAGCAAGCTGGCGAGCCTGCCCGGCGTGGCCGAGCTCATGGAGAC CTACAAGGACAAGTTCGTCATCATCTGCCTGAACATCTTTGAGTACGGCCTGAAGCAGCAGGAGAAGCGGAAAGCGGAGCTCGACACCTTCAATGAGCGTGTCCAAGAGGCCGTCCAGGAGAACCAGGCACAGGGCAGACACAGGACTGCCGAGTTCGAGGAGAAGCACTTGCTG AGTTTAAGTACCATCCGTGGCGAGTCCGAGCTGACCGACATTGAGACAAAGATAGCAGATCAGAGAGAGGACATCGCTGAGCTCTCCAACGCGCTCATGACGCTGGAGATGCAGCTGGTGGAGCAGCTGGAG GAGACTATAAACATGTTTGAAAGGAACATTGTCGATCTGGTGGAACTCTTTATTGAAAATGTCCAAAGCCT AATGGCTCAGTGCCGGGACCTAGAGAACCACCACCACGAGAAGCTCCTGGAGATCGCCATCAACATCTTGGAGAAGATAGTCAAGGGCGAGCTGGACGAGGACCTGCCAGACGACGTGCGCGCG ctCTTTGTCGACAAAGACACGATTGTTAATGCGGTCGGGGCATCCCACGACATGCACCTGCTGAAGATCGACAACCGGGAGGACGAGCTGGTGACCCGGGTCAACTCTTGGTGCACACACCTGGTGGACAAG ATTCACAAGGACGAGATGACAAGGAATCGCAGGCGCGTAAAGGAGATTATCCAGTACGGGGACCACGTGCAGGGTGAGCTGGACAGCCTGGAGTGTGGTGACATCCTGGACTAG
- the DRC3 gene encoding dynein regulatory complex subunit 3 isoform X2, producing MRKCTGRTWHGGRTINCQAPLLADLSFNNIETIEGLDTLVNLEDLSLFNNRIAKIDSLDALVKLQVLSLGNNRIGNLMNIIYLRRFKDLRTLSLAGNPIAAAEDYRMFICAYLPDLVYLDFRRIDDHTKELAEVKHQYSTDELKHQENLMQARLEDEQARREELEEHKAAFVENLNGSFLFDSMYAEDVEGSKLASLPGVAELMETYKDKFVIICLNIFEYGLKQQEKRKAELDTFNERVQEAVQENQAQGRHRTAEFEEKHLLSLSTIRGESELTDIETKIADQREDIAELSNALMTLEMQLVEQLEVSGSPGTGATWRLICRNPRASCGLPGRSPAGNVVWLPGRAIASLLISLGFASNAFQSLISQVVLVQQERPKVLCRCSKTSGPSSGPQSGMKPRLPTLSTGAQDCCLKPRAASLAGGSSLQRGDDLTLPVLPRLGPEAAPHQWLLCQRHVSRITGQMLAPPGRLRLCRRLPQGAGRLRQQRLPVEQGELLFNIKIPQDAQPAILVLPAAKKLLHYF from the exons atgaggaAATGCACTGGGAGGACCTGGCATGGGGGAAGGACAATAAATTGTCAGGCCCCACTGTTGGCAG ACCTGTCCTTCAACAACATTGAGACCATAGAGGGGCTGGACACGCTGGTGAACCTGGAGGACCTGAGCCTGTTCAACAACCGAATCGCCAAGATCGACTCTCTGGACGCCCTGGTCAAGCTGCAGGTTCTGTCCCTGGGCAACAACCGGATTGGAAACCTGATGAAC aTCATCTACCTGCGGCGGTTCAAGGACCTGAGGACGCTGAGCCTCGCAGGGAACCCCATCGCCGCGGCGGAGGATTACAGGATGTTCATTTGTGCCTACCTTCCCGACCTTGTGTACCTGGACTTCCGGCGCATCGACGACCACACG AAGGAGCTGGCGGAGGTGAAGCACCAGTACAGCACAGATGAGCTGAAGCACCAGGAGAACCTGATGCAGGCCCGGCTGGAAGACGAGCAGGCCCGgcgggaggagctggaggagcacAAG GCTGCCTTCGTGGAGAACCTGAACGGCTCCTTCCTGTTCGACAGCATGTACGCCGAGGACGTGGAGGGCAGCAAGCTGGCGAGCCTGCCCGGCGTGGCCGAGCTCATGGAGAC CTACAAGGACAAGTTCGTCATCATCTGCCTGAACATCTTTGAGTACGGCCTGAAGCAGCAGGAGAAGCGGAAAGCGGAGCTCGACACCTTCAATGAGCGTGTCCAAGAGGCCGTCCAGGAGAACCAGGCACAGGGCAGACACAGGACTGCCGAGTTCGAGGAGAAGCACTTGCTG AGTTTAAGTACCATCCGTGGCGAGTCCGAGCTGACCGACATTGAGACAAAGATAGCAGATCAGAGAGAGGACATCGCTGAGCTCTCCAACGCGCTCATGACGCTGGAGATGCAGCTGGTGGAGCAGCTGGAGGTGAGCGGGTCCCCGGGCACCGGTGCGACGTGGAGGCTCATTTGCAGGAACCCGCGCGCCAGCTGCGGCCTTCCCGGGCGCTCCCCTGCTGGAAACGTCGTGTGGCTCCCGGGCCGGGCTATAGCGTCCCTGCTCATCAGTCTGGGGTTTGCTTCCAATGCTTTCCAGTCACTGATATCACAAGTGGTCCTTGTGCAGCAGGAGAG accCAAGGTGCTGTGCAGGTGCTCGAAAACCAGCGGACCCAGCTCTGGACCCCAGTCAGGGATGAAACCAAGGCTCCCCACGCTGAGCACAGGAGCCCAAGACTGCTGCCTGAAGCCCCGGGCGGCCAGCCTGGCTGGTGGCTCAAGTCTGCAGCGTGGTGATGACCTGACCCTCCCCGTGCTGCCGCGGCTGGGCCCAGAGGCAGCACCTCATCAGTGGCTCCTGTGTCAACGACATGTCAGCCGCATCACAGGCCAGATGCTCGCCCCGCCAGGGAGGCTCCGGCTCTGCAGAAGGCTGCCACAGGGCGCCGGGAGGCTCAGGCAGCAGCGGCTCCCAGTCGAGCAGGGAGAGCTCCTTTTCAACATCAAAATTCCCCAGGATGCACAGCCAGCCATACTTGTATTACCAGCAGCCAAAAAGCTACTACATTATTTTTAG
- the DRC3 gene encoding dynein regulatory complex subunit 3 isoform X1, translated as MHQLCDMEPRVMDDDMLKLAVGEQGPRDEAGQLAKQEGILFKDVLSLQLDFQNILRIDNLWQFENLRKLQLDNNTIEKIEGLEKLTRLVWLDLSFNNIETIEGLDTLVNLEDLSLFNNRIAKIDSLDALVKLQVLSLGNNRIGNLMNIIYLRRFKDLRTLSLAGNPIAAAEDYRMFICAYLPDLVYLDFRRIDDHTKELAEVKHQYSTDELKHQENLMQARLEDEQARREELEEHKAAFVENLNGSFLFDSMYAEDVEGSKLASLPGVAELMETYKDKFVIICLNIFEYGLKQQEKRKAELDTFNERVQEAVQENQAQGRHRTAEFEEKHLLSLSTIRGESELTDIETKIADQREDIAELSNALMTLEMQLVEQLEVSGSPGTGATWRLICRNPRASCGLPGRSPAGNVVWLPGRAIASLLISLGFASNAFQSLISQVVLVQQERPKVLCRCSKTSGPSSGPQSGMKPRLPTLSTGAQDCCLKPRAASLAGGSSLQRGDDLTLPVLPRLGPEAAPHQWLLCQRHVSRITGQMLAPPGRLRLCRRLPQGAGRLRQQRLPVEQGELLFNIKIPQDAQPAILVLPAAKKLLHYF; from the exons ATGCACCAGCTGTGCGACATGGAACCCAGGGTGATGGACGACGACATGCTGAAGCTGGCCGTGGGGGAGCAGGGCCCACGGGACGAGGCCGGGCAGCTGGCCAAGCAGGAGGGCATCCTCTTCAAAGACGTCCTGTCGCTGCAGCTGGACTTCCAGA ACATCCTGCGCATAGACAACCTCTGGCAGTTTGAGAACTTGCGGAAGCTGCAGCTGGACAACAACACCATCGAGAAGATCGAGGGCCTGGAGAAGCTCACTCGCCTGGTCTGGCTGG ACCTGTCCTTCAACAACATTGAGACCATAGAGGGGCTGGACACGCTGGTGAACCTGGAGGACCTGAGCCTGTTCAACAACCGAATCGCCAAGATCGACTCTCTGGACGCCCTGGTCAAGCTGCAGGTTCTGTCCCTGGGCAACAACCGGATTGGAAACCTGATGAAC aTCATCTACCTGCGGCGGTTCAAGGACCTGAGGACGCTGAGCCTCGCAGGGAACCCCATCGCCGCGGCGGAGGATTACAGGATGTTCATTTGTGCCTACCTTCCCGACCTTGTGTACCTGGACTTCCGGCGCATCGACGACCACACG AAGGAGCTGGCGGAGGTGAAGCACCAGTACAGCACAGATGAGCTGAAGCACCAGGAGAACCTGATGCAGGCCCGGCTGGAAGACGAGCAGGCCCGgcgggaggagctggaggagcacAAG GCTGCCTTCGTGGAGAACCTGAACGGCTCCTTCCTGTTCGACAGCATGTACGCCGAGGACGTGGAGGGCAGCAAGCTGGCGAGCCTGCCCGGCGTGGCCGAGCTCATGGAGAC CTACAAGGACAAGTTCGTCATCATCTGCCTGAACATCTTTGAGTACGGCCTGAAGCAGCAGGAGAAGCGGAAAGCGGAGCTCGACACCTTCAATGAGCGTGTCCAAGAGGCCGTCCAGGAGAACCAGGCACAGGGCAGACACAGGACTGCCGAGTTCGAGGAGAAGCACTTGCTG AGTTTAAGTACCATCCGTGGCGAGTCCGAGCTGACCGACATTGAGACAAAGATAGCAGATCAGAGAGAGGACATCGCTGAGCTCTCCAACGCGCTCATGACGCTGGAGATGCAGCTGGTGGAGCAGCTGGAGGTGAGCGGGTCCCCGGGCACCGGTGCGACGTGGAGGCTCATTTGCAGGAACCCGCGCGCCAGCTGCGGCCTTCCCGGGCGCTCCCCTGCTGGAAACGTCGTGTGGCTCCCGGGCCGGGCTATAGCGTCCCTGCTCATCAGTCTGGGGTTTGCTTCCAATGCTTTCCAGTCACTGATATCACAAGTGGTCCTTGTGCAGCAGGAGAG accCAAGGTGCTGTGCAGGTGCTCGAAAACCAGCGGACCCAGCTCTGGACCCCAGTCAGGGATGAAACCAAGGCTCCCCACGCTGAGCACAGGAGCCCAAGACTGCTGCCTGAAGCCCCGGGCGGCCAGCCTGGCTGGTGGCTCAAGTCTGCAGCGTGGTGATGACCTGACCCTCCCCGTGCTGCCGCGGCTGGGCCCAGAGGCAGCACCTCATCAGTGGCTCCTGTGTCAACGACATGTCAGCCGCATCACAGGCCAGATGCTCGCCCCGCCAGGGAGGCTCCGGCTCTGCAGAAGGCTGCCACAGGGCGCCGGGAGGCTCAGGCAGCAGCGGCTCCCAGTCGAGCAGGGAGAGCTCCTTTTCAACATCAAAATTCCCCAGGATGCACAGCCAGCCATACTTGTATTACCAGCAGCCAAAAAGCTACTACATTATTTTTAG